In one window of Bombus fervidus isolate BK054 chromosome 4, iyBomFerv1, whole genome shotgun sequence DNA:
- the LOC139986316 gene encoding uncharacterized protein: MTMEDRTSGIDRAAPATSTTATSGLTSSSPPSISDVTSDASYPLQRASKRSFDVAFLVAPDENLARRQSEKMRMVSNRKDRIREEISTENILDSDRLPQNLTIKNYDNDTGGSDRRRMMQCTENSLSPPYISPRTLTPTLPGLSPDTDTRRYVSGTRLQKSPSPPAFATHQSMLTTCPDAVEPNLTCNKVYDTVIPCPTDRHGESRSAFTKVNLTAQRNGFNDDGQTSPRSSISPDDRTGYQSSVSPPVVPLTATTGYKYAPFPTKMSYPFLVSPESSQPGLLENLKIPQIAQPPKVPSPKIPSFRPDLPPVYPNLSYNPISVFPPMADALTRPRFLATAAGVAGLLPSSFAALTLPAQNVCAKCNLSFRMTSDLVYHMRSHHKNENSGEAARRRREEKLRCPVCDESFRERHHLTRHMTAHQDKESDAIVDQVEVKRRATTVHSK, from the coding sequence ATGACAATGGAAGATCGTACGAGTGGCATCGACCGTGCCGCCCCCGCGACGTCTACGACGGCCACGTCGGGGTTGACGTCGTCCAGTCCTCCGTCTATCAGCGATGTCACCTCCGACGCTTCGTATCCTCTTCAGCGTGCTAGCAAGCGTTCCTTCGATGTGGCGTTCCTCGTCGCGCCTGACGAGAACCTTGCTCGTCGGCAGAGCGAGAAAATGAGGATGGTGTCGAACAGGAAGGATCGTATTCGCGAAGAAATATCAACGGAGAATATCTTGGACTCGGACAGACTGCCGCAGAATCTCACGATCAAGAACTACGACAATGACACCGGTGGTTCCGATAGGAGGAGGATGATGCAGTGCACGGAGAACTCTTTAAGTCCTCCGTATATATCTCCGAGAACGCTGACTCCGACGTTACCAGGTTTGTCACCTGATACCGACACTCGGAGATACGTCTCTGGCACCCGTCTACAGAAATCACCCAGTCCACCTGCGTTTGCTACTCATCAGTCGATGTTAACCACTTGCCCCGATGCGGTGGAACCAAACTTGACTTGCAACAAGGTTTACGATACAGTTATACCCTGTCCGACCGACAGACATGGAGAATCTCGAAGCGCGTTTACGAAGGTGAATCTGACAGCACAAAGGAACGGCTTCAACGACGATGGACAGACTTCGCCAAGATCCTCCATATCGCCAGACGATCGTACCGGATACCAGAGCAGCGTCAGTCCACCGGTGGTACCACTGACAGCTACTACTGGATACAAGTACGCGCCGTTTCCCACGAAAATGTCTTATCCTTTCCTAGTCAGTCCCGAGAGCAGTCAACCAGGTCTACTGGAGAATTTGAAGATACCCCAGATTGCCCAACCACCCAAAGTACCCAGTCCAAAGATACCCAGCTTCCGACCGGATCTACCACCAGTTTATCCGAATTTGTCATACAATCCGATTTCTGTGTTTCCACCGATGGCAGATGCGTTGACTAGACCGAGATTTCTGGCGACGGCCGCTGGGGTGGCTGGTCTTCTGCCCTCGTCGTTCGCCGCTTTGACTCTGCCCGCGCAAAATGTTTGCGCCAAGTGCAATTTATCTTTTCGGATGACCTCCGACCTGGTGTACCACATGAGATCACATCATAAGAACGAAAACTCCGGTGAAGCTGCCAGAAGGCGAAGGGAGGAGAAACTAAGGTGCCCTGTCTGCGACGAGAGCTTTAGGGAAAGGCACCATCTGACTAGGCACATGACCGCGCATCAGGATAAGGAGAGCGACGCGATCGTGGATCAGGTCGAAGTGAAGAGGCGAGCCACCACTGTTCACAGCAAGTGA